One stretch of Hemibagrus wyckioides isolate EC202008001 linkage group LG01, SWU_Hwy_1.0, whole genome shotgun sequence DNA includes these proteins:
- the scxb gene encoding basic helix-loop-helix transcription factor scleraxis, which produces MSFAMVHPSPARFLYSEISALSEDDENGSESSGSDDKSFHLSTPGYNAIKADSRKRKYGCRPSVEATELHLPISETRQRNVANARERDRTNSVNMAFTALRTLIPTEPADRKLSKIETLRLASSYISHLENVLLVGEACGDGQPCHKSTGALHNHLHKTIDASPDSENSQPRQICTFCLSNQRRLNKDRERKTAIRS; this is translated from the exons ATGTCCTTCGCCATGGTACACCCGTCTCCTGCCCGTTTCCTTTACTCTGAGATTAGCGCTCTCTCAGAGGATGATGAGAACGGCAGCGAAAGCTCAGGATCCGATGACAAATCCTTTCATCTTTCAACTCCTGGGTACAACGCTATCAAAGCAGACTCTCGCAAACGGAAGTATGGCTGCAGGCCATCAGTTGAAGCCACAGAACTTCACTTGCCAATTTCTGAGACTCGACAGCGTAATGTGGCGAATGCTCGAGAGCGGGACCGGACAAACAGCGTGAACATGGCTTTTACAGCTCTGAGGACACTCATACCCACTGAACCGGCTGACAGGAAGCTGTCCAAGATCGAGACGTTACGGCTGGCTTCCAGCTACATCTCTCACCTGGAAAATGTACTATTGGTGGGAGAAGCATGTGGAGATGGGCAGCCCTGCCATAAAAGCACAGGGGCTCTACACAACCATCTCCATAAGACCATAGATGCAAGTCCAGACTCAGAGAACTCCCAGCCCCGACAGATCTGCACTTTCTGCCTCAGTAACCAGAGAAGACTG aacaaagacagagaaagaaaaacagctaTAAGaagttaa